One Candidatus Cloacimonas sp. genomic region harbors:
- a CDS encoding LptE family protein, whose product MVKKIICPVMLLFILSSCFYSVYSNAYPHLRKIRILAFENKTSEYGLGDKLLNYLSREIRDDGRLKLVTEDPDCTLEGAILSFSESVYSYDATNQVQDYQVKMVVSVTFNDLINNAVLYENNALTVTELYAVAEGGTAKFKTKEEAVEELISKLYKTILQNSIEGW is encoded by the coding sequence ATGGTCAAGAAAATTATTTGTCCCGTTATGCTTTTGTTTATCTTAAGCAGCTGTTTTTATTCGGTTTATTCAAATGCCTATCCGCATTTGCGCAAGATTAGAATTCTCGCTTTTGAGAATAAAACCAGTGAATACGGCTTAGGTGATAAATTACTAAATTACTTAAGCCGAGAAATTCGTGATGACGGACGGCTAAAATTAGTAACCGAAGATCCTGATTGCACCTTGGAAGGCGCTATCTTAAGTTTTTCCGAAAGTGTTTATAGTTACGATGCCACCAATCAAGTTCAAGATTATCAGGTAAAAATGGTTGTGTCGGTTACTTTTAACGATTTAATCAATAATGCAGTGCTTTATGAAAATAATGCCTTAACGGTAACGGAACTTTATGCTGTTGCTGAAGGTGGCACTGCCAAATTTAAAACTAAAGAGGAAGCAGTTGAAGAGCTCATCTCCAAACTCTACAAAACCATCCTCCAAAACAGTATTGAAGGATGGTAA
- the gpmA gene encoding 2,3-diphosphoglycerate-dependent phosphoglycerate mutase, whose product MFKIVLLRHGESIWNKENLFTGWTDVDLSEKGIVEAHNAGKRLKEEGFVFDEAWTSVLKRAIRTLWIVMDEMDQMYIPIHNDWRLNERHYGALQGLNKAETAAKYGEEQVLLWRRSYDTPPPPLDKNDPRYPGFDPRYADLRTDQIPLCESLKDTVKRTMPFWNEIIMPRLAAGKKMIVAAHGNSLRAIVKNLNNISDAEIVGVNIPTGIPLVYEFDDNLQPINNYYLADQAELEKAQQAVANQGKAKV is encoded by the coding sequence ATGTTCAAAATCGTTTTACTGCGTCACGGCGAAAGTATCTGGAATAAAGAGAATTTGTTCACTGGTTGGACCGATGTTGACCTTTCTGAAAAAGGCATCGTAGAAGCACATAATGCTGGAAAACGACTAAAAGAAGAAGGTTTTGTTTTTGACGAGGCCTGGACTTCCGTCCTCAAAAGAGCCATCCGAACTTTGTGGATAGTTATGGATGAAATGGATCAAATGTATATTCCCATTCATAATGACTGGCGACTTAATGAAAGACATTATGGCGCCTTACAAGGTTTAAACAAAGCCGAAACTGCCGCCAAATATGGAGAAGAACAAGTTTTGCTTTGGCGCCGAAGTTATGATACACCTCCGCCTCCTTTGGACAAAAATGATCCTCGTTATCCAGGTTTTGATCCCAGATATGCAGATTTACGAACAGATCAAATTCCGCTTTGTGAATCACTGAAAGATACCGTGAAAAGAACAATGCCTTTTTGGAATGAGATTATTATGCCGCGTTTGGCTGCTGGCAAAAAAATGATTGTTGCTGCGCATGGCAATAGTTTACGGGCTATTGTAAAGAACTTGAATAATATTAGCGATGCGGAAATTGTGGGTGTAAATATTCCAACGGGAATTCCCCTTGTTTATGAATTTGATGACAATCTACAGCCCATAAACAATTATTATCTGGCAGATCAAGCAGAATTGGAAAAAGCGCAACAGGCGGTTGCCAATCAAGGAAAAGCCAAAGTGTAA
- the purE gene encoding 5-(carboxyamino)imidazole ribonucleotide mutase — MKPQVRIILGSKSDLNKIAPAQEILEQFEVAYDLHISSAHRNPEKTIGLAQNAKAEGIEVIIAGAGLAAHLPGIIAANTTLPVLGIPFASGALNGLDSLFSIVQMPPGVPVACLAIDGAKNAALFAIQILALKDKELETKYASYKEDLKT, encoded by the coding sequence ATGAAACCCCAAGTTCGCATAATTTTGGGCAGCAAAAGCGATCTGAATAAAATTGCTCCTGCCCAAGAAATTTTGGAGCAATTTGAAGTTGCTTATGACCTGCATATTTCTTCCGCTCATAGAAATCCGGAAAAAACCATCGGCCTTGCCCAAAATGCCAAAGCCGAAGGAATTGAAGTTATTATTGCCGGAGCAGGTTTGGCTGCTCATTTACCGGGAATTATTGCCGCCAATACTACTTTGCCCGTTCTCGGAATTCCTTTTGCCTCAGGTGCATTAAATGGATTGGATTCCTTATTTTCCATCGTCCAAATGCCTCCGGGAGTTCCAGTTGCTTGTTTGGCAATTGACGGAGCCAAAAATGCCGCTCTGTTTGCCATCCAAATTTTAGCCCTGAAAGATAAAGAGCTGGAAACTAAATACGCTTCCTACAAAGAAGATTTAAAAACTTAA
- a CDS encoding pseudouridine synthase, translating to MKDGKTIRLNRFLAECGQGSRRKVEELIIAGKIGINGVIVQDLGRQINPATDIVTLNGKQIKPVSDKIYLMLNKPRGYIVTQSDELGRKTVYSLLPRKAKELSYAGRLDKDSEGLLLFTNDTALINLLTYPENKVEKVYRADINRSLTDTELNILRKGVEIESGKTKSAGVYVKSRSADGMSLKIVITEGKKRQIRQMIEAVGAEVKYLKRLQFGPLKLKDLPVGRWRLLEPAEVKSLLYLKRKDNR from the coding sequence TTGAAGGATGGTAAGACAATTCGCCTAAATCGCTTTTTAGCTGAGTGCGGACAAGGCAGTCGGCGGAAAGTGGAAGAACTTATCATTGCCGGTAAAATTGGCATTAATGGTGTTATAGTTCAAGACCTGGGCAGGCAGATAAATCCCGCTACGGACATCGTTACCTTAAACGGTAAACAAATTAAGCCCGTATCAGATAAAATATACTTGATGCTAAATAAGCCAAGGGGTTATATTGTTACGCAAAGTGACGAATTGGGCAGAAAAACCGTCTATTCGCTTTTACCAAGAAAAGCGAAAGAACTATCTTATGCAGGACGCCTGGACAAAGATAGTGAGGGTTTATTGCTGTTCACTAACGATACGGCTTTGATAAATCTGCTCACCTATCCTGAAAATAAAGTGGAAAAGGTTTACCGGGCTGATATTAATAGGTCCCTTACCGATACAGAGCTAAATATATTAAGGAAAGGGGTTGAAATAGAAAGCGGCAAAACAAAATCCGCAGGCGTATATGTAAAATCGCGCAGTGCGGATGGAATGAGCTTAAAAATAGTGATTACCGAAGGCAAAAAAAGACAGATCCGTCAGATGATTGAAGCAGTGGGTGCCGAGGTAAAATATTTAAAACGCTTACAATTTGGTCCCTTAAAACTGAAAGACCTGCCTGTGGGAAGATGGCGTCTTTTAG
- a CDS encoding PTS sugar transporter subunit IIA, translating into MPKKFISKTEAAKKLKVSERVIQEMIATNVFESKLVGKNVKIDEDSLNEWLENLNETDEKMLALKRVICHFEEYMRPENIFLDFSAENKYDAIRILSENAKDLKLVRDARWLYEVVVAREELVSTAIGNGVALLHPRHLHPSKIKTPSILFGRSSEPIDFDAPDNQPVNIFFMLLLHNDKQHLFSLSYISRLVMNQDILKQLTEAKDAAEIHRLLTIIPEQLNK; encoded by the coding sequence ATGCCTAAGAAATTTATATCTAAAACTGAAGCTGCCAAGAAGTTAAAGGTCTCGGAACGCGTCATTCAAGAAATGATCGCAACGAATGTCTTCGAAAGCAAGCTCGTAGGAAAAAATGTGAAAATCGACGAGGATTCCTTAAATGAGTGGCTGGAAAATTTGAACGAAACAGATGAAAAAATGCTCGCCCTGAAGAGGGTAATTTGCCACTTTGAAGAATATATGCGTCCGGAAAACATTTTTTTGGATTTTTCAGCCGAAAACAAATACGATGCAATCCGTATTTTAAGCGAAAATGCCAAAGACCTAAAATTAGTTCGTGATGCACGCTGGCTCTATGAAGTTGTAGTTGCTCGCGAAGAATTGGTTTCCACCGCAATCGGAAATGGAGTTGCTCTTTTGCATCCACGCCATTTGCATCCTTCCAAAATTAAAACACCCAGCATTTTATTCGGCCGTTCTTCGGAACCCATTGATTTTGACGCTCCGGATAATCAGCCCGTGAATATTTTCTTTATGCTCTTGTTGCATAATGATAAACAGCATCTTTTTTCGCTGTCCTACATTTCCCGCTTAGTGATGAATCAGGATATTTTGAAACAATTGACGGAAGCCAAAGATGCCGCAGAAATTCATCGGTTGCTTACTATCATCCCTGAACAGTTAAATAAATGA